From Toxorhynchites rutilus septentrionalis strain SRP chromosome 2, ASM2978413v1, whole genome shotgun sequence, a single genomic window includes:
- the LOC129768258 gene encoding CCR4-NOT transcription complex subunit 7, translating to MPSAVSGGGGGNHTVGGGGGGGGNGNNMNLPTNEDCGIRDVWRHNLEEEFRTIRHIVQKYHFVAMDTEFPGVVARPVGEFRSSADYQYQFLRCNVDLLRIIQLGLTFMDDEGRTPPGFSTWQFNFKFNLNEDMYAQDSIDLLQNSGIQFKKHEEDGIDPLDFAELLMTSGIVLMDNINWLSFHSGYDFGYLLKLLTDQNLPAEEIDFFELLRIYFPTIYDVKYLMKSCKTLKGGLQEVADQLELRRVGPQHQAGSDSLLTGMAFFKMREIFFEDEIDNEKYCGHLYGLGTSFSGNNASSTLNNTALVTGSTMGSGPGGGVSGNTNNNGGTTNSNNSNNNNIPTSNNYHDNGETNAAS from the exons ATGCCATCTGCGGTTAGCGGTGGCGGCGGTGGAAATCATACGGTCGGTGGAGGAGGAGGAGGGGGTGGCAATGGAAATAACATGAATCTCCCGACGAACGAAGACTGCGGCATACGGGACGTTTGGCGACACAATCTGGAGGAAGAATTCCGCACAATCCGACACATTGTACAGAAGTACCACTTCGTGGCGATGGATACCGAGTTTCCGGGCGTGGTGGCGCGTCCGGTGGGAGAATTCCGCTCGTCTGCCGACTACCAGTATCAGTTTTTGCGCTGCAACGTGGATCTGCTCCGGATCATTCAGCTTGGGCTGACATTTATGGATGACGAGGGGCGCACACCGCCCGGCTTCTCGACGTGGCAGTTCAACTTCAAGTTTAATCTGAACGAGGATATGTATGCGCAGGATTCGATCGATCTGCTGCAAAATTCAGGCATCCAGTTCAAGAAGCACGAGGAGGACGGCATCGATCCGTTGGATTTCGCCGAGTTACTGATGACGTCCGGAATTGTGCTGATGGATAACATTAACTGGCTCAGCTTCCATTCGGGGTACGATTTTGGATATTTGCTGAAGCTTTTGACGGATCAGAACTTGCCGGCGGAGGAAATCGATTTCTTCGAGCTGCTACGGATCTACTTCCCGACCATTTACGACGTCAAGTATTTGATGAAAAGTTGTAAGACACTGAAGGGAGGCCTGCAGGAGGTGGCCGACCAGTTGGAGTTACGTCGCGTCGGACCGCAGCATCAGGCCGGCTCAGATTCGCTGCTCACCGGGATGGCGTTCTTCAAGATGCGCGAG ATTTTCTTCGAAGACGAGATCGACAACGAAAAGTACTGCGGCCACCTATACGGTTTGGGAACTTCGTTTTCCGGAAACAACGCGAGCTCTACACTGAACAACACTGCGCTCGTCACAGGCTCGACCATGGGCTCTGGCCCAGGAGGTGGAGTTAGTGGCAACACCAACAACAATGGTGGCACCACTAACAGTAATAACAGTAATAACAACAACATCCCAACCAGTAACAACTATCACGACAATGGCGAAACCAACGCAGCATCATGA